The following nucleotide sequence is from Tardiphaga alba.
ATCTTGTCGCGCGTCAGCATGCCGTCGCGACCGAAAGCCGGCATTTGCGAGACCCGCGTGTCCGGATGCGACGCATTGATGCCGACGCGGATCGTCTCCGCGATGGCATCAGGCGTGCCGCCCCACAGAAAGGCTTGCGACACCAGCGTCGGAAAGCCGTGACCGCCGGTGGCAGCACGGCCATGGCAGGCGGCGCAATTGTCGCCGAACAAGGTCGCGCCGGTCTGCCGGACAATGCCCATCAGGCGCTTGTCGAGCTGAATCGCCTCATAGCTCTCGGTCTCGATCAGCTTCGTCCACTTCGCGCGGTCGACTGCGGCTTCCTTCACCTGCGCCGTGACGATGTCGCGTTGATCGAGGCCAAGCAGGCCGCGCGTGTATGTGACACCGAGCGGCCAGGCCGGCATCAGGATCCAGTACACGACCGAATAGAGAAATGTGGCCCACAGGAAGAAGTACACTGCCCGCGGCACCGGCGTGTTGAGCTCCTTGATGCCGTTCCATTCATGGCCGGTGGTGAGATAGCCGGAGACGGGATCGCGTTCTTCTACTGCCATTGCTCTCCCCTATCTGGCTCACCCTGATATGGCTTGTCCTCGGCAGAAGGATCGATGATCGATTGCGCTGCGGCGTCGAACGGCTTCCTGTTGGTCGGCCAATAGGCATAGATCAGCACGCCTATCGACATGGCGACGAGATAGAACAGCCCGAAGGACTTCGCGAACCAGACGGTGGTTTCGTGCTCCATCGTCACTCTCCCGCCTTGGCCGTGGTGGTCTTGTGCGCGGCATCGGTGAGCTTGCCGAGAATTTGCAAGTAAGCGACCAGCGCATCCATCTCGGTGGGTTCACCGGCCACGCCGTCGAACGCACGGATATTGGTGGCGGCGCCGTAACGCTTGGCGACGCCTTCCGCATAGGGCGTGTCGGGCGTTGTCTGCCCATAGGCATCGGCGGAGGCATTGGCGATCATCTCATCCGTATAGGGCACGCCGACTTTTCGCATCGCCGCGAGGTGCAGGCCGAGATCGTCGGTGCGGATTTTGTTACG
It contains:
- the ccoP gene encoding cytochrome-c oxidase, cbb3-type subunit III, encoding MAVEERDPVSGYLTTGHEWNGIKELNTPVPRAVYFFLWATFLYSVVYWILMPAWPLGVTYTRGLLGLDQRDIVTAQVKEAAVDRAKWTKLIETESYEAIQLDKRLMGIVRQTGATLFGDNCAACHGRAATGGHGFPTLVSQAFLWGGTPDAIAETIRVGINASHPDTRVSQMPAFGRDGMLTRDKIDDVVDYVRSLSMPAVAQSIAPEKLARGKAVFTENCVACHGDNATGSTDVGAPNLRDLSWIYGGNAQTVFTSVWGGRQGQMPSWEARLSPLDRKILALYIVDLRVTGP
- a CDS encoding cbb3-type cytochrome c oxidase subunit 3 — its product is MEHETTVWFAKSFGLFYLVAMSIGVLIYAYWPTNRKPFDAAAQSIIDPSAEDKPYQGEPDRGEQWQ